The following proteins come from a genomic window of Lolium rigidum isolate FL_2022 chromosome 5, APGP_CSIRO_Lrig_0.1, whole genome shotgun sequence:
- the LOC124657359 gene encoding protein HAPLESS 2-like: MAPAWTVPSAALLFLLLLAAIFVPAGGVEILSKSRLERCALDSGAGGSLACDHKIVLNLAVPSGSNGREASLVAQVVEVEKNDMQAMQTVRDPPVITINKSATYAIYDLSYIRDVAYRPEEKFSRTRKCESDAGADVVRECERLRDQNGHIIEHTEPVCCPCGPNRRVASSCGTIFDKMFKGKANTAHCVRYPGDWYHVFGIGTRSIGYSIRIQVKKGSSVTEVIVGPENKTVVSKDNFLRVNLIGDYVRYQSLPTFEDFYLVTPRKGVGDGQPQDLGDDFSRWMLLERVRFTLDGLECNKIGVGYEAYRNQPNLCSSPFWSCLYNQLWNFWEADDNRINRNQEPQYIVQGRFDRINQHPHAGVQTFSFGITELVNTNLLIELSADDIEYVYQRSPGKIISINVPTFEALSQVGTAQVTIKNIGKLEASYSLTFNCLSGISYVEEQFFIMKPDEVLIRSFYLRSSTDQASKYRCTTILKGSDFSELDRAECQFATTATVFDNGTQVRKYLRSCIDSRGVKGFFEAIKDLWLNTWDSVVDFFTGRSCSSTKCSSFFDLSCHIQYICIGWLVMAGLLLCLLPTVAVLLWLLHQNGLFDPLYDWWEDVFGPPETAHPKRGRGHHAGHHHHNRHPRAHKKPRSGVPGQHHHHHHHHHVLHRHGGQPDAAAEGGERHRRSPALGVQHRDGGHKHHRHGKAPQRERERDGGGVEYKEQRGHRERRGGGDRDRHHSRAV, translated from the exons ATGGCTCCTGCTTGGACCGTCCCCTCCGCcgcgctcctcttcctcctgctcCTCGCCGCCATCTTCGTGCCCGCCGGCGGCGTGGAGATCCTCTCCAAGTCCCGCCTGGAGCGCTGCGCCCTGGACTCGGGGGCCGGCGGCAGCCTCGCCTGCgaccacaagatcgtcctcaacctcgCCGTCCCCAGCGGCTCC AACGGCCGCGAGGCGTCGCTGGTGGcgcaggtggtggaggtggagaagAACGACATGCAGGCGATGCAGACGGTGCGGGATCCCCCCGTCATCACCATCAACAAGTCCGCCACCTACGCGATCTACGACCTCTCCTACATCAGG GATGTTGCTTACAGACCAGAGGAAAAGTTTTCCAGGACCCGTAAATGTGAATCGGATGCTGGTGCCGATGTTGTTAGAGAATGTGAAAG GTTACGGGATCAGAACGGCCACATAATTGAGCATACTGAG CCGGTTTGTTGTCCATGTGGGCCTAATCGCCGTGTTGCTTCTTCTTGTGGAACAATTT TTGACAAAATGTTTAAAGGCAAAGCTAATACGGCTCACTGTGTACGTTATCCAGGTGATTG GTATCATGTTTTTGGAATTGGGACAAGGTCAATTGGTTACAGCATCAGAATACAAGTAAAGAAAGGCTCTTCTGTAACG GAGGTTATTGTTGGTCCTGAGAATAAAACAGTTGTTTCTAAAGACAACTTTCTGAGAGTAAATCTCATTGGTGACTATGTTAGATATCAAAGTCTCCCAACATTCGAAGACTTCTATCTTGTGACTCCAAGAAAG GGTGTTGGTgatggtcaaccgcaagatcttgGCGATGACTTCTCCAGGTGGATGCTGTTGGAGAGAGTACGGTTTACATTAGACGgtcttgagtgcaacaagattggTGTTGGGTATGAGGCCTACAGAAACCAGCCTAACTTATGTTCATCACCATTTTGGAGTTGCTTGTACAATCAGCTTTGGAATTTTTGGGAG GCTGACGACAACCGGATAAACAGAAACCAAGAGCCCCAGTATATTGTGCAGGGAAGATTTGATAGGATCAACCAACATCCG CATGCAGGAGTTCAGACCTTCTCTTTTGGAATCACAGAACTTGTGAATACCAACTTGCTGATAGAGCTGAGCGCTGATGATATAGAATATGTATACCAGAG GAGCCCGGGGAAGATAATTAGCATTAATGTCCCTACATTTGAAGCCTTAAGTCAAGTTGGTACTGCGCAGGTTACAATTAAGAACATTGGCAAACTGGAAGCTTCATATAGTTTGACG TTCAACTGCTTAAGTGGCATCAGTTATGTGGAG GAGCAATTCTTCATCATGAAACCTGATGAAGTGCTTATTCGCTCTTTCTATTTGCGTTCGTCAACCGACCAAGCATCAAAATATCGATGCACGA CTATTTTGAAAGGGTCGGATTTCAGTGAACTTGACAGAGCAGAATGCCAGTTCGCAACTACAGCTACGGTTTTTGACAATGGAACGCAGGTTCGGAAATATTTGCGCTCTTGTATTGATTCC CGCGGCGTCAAGGGTTTCTTTGAAGCCATCAAAGACCTGTGGCTGAACACGTGGGACAGTGTGGTTGATTTTTTCACTGGCAGATCATGCAG CAGTACCAAGTGCTCGAGTTTCTTCGACCTGAGCTGCCACATCCAGTACATCTGCATCGGCTGGCTCGTCATGGCCGGCCTGCTGCTTTGCTTACTGCCCACAG TTGCGGTGCTCCTGTGGCTTCTCCACCAGAATGGCCTCTTCGACCCGCTGTACGACTGGTGGGAGGACGTGTTCGGGCCGCCGGAGACCGCGCACCCCAAGCGTGGGAGAGGCCACCACGCCGGCCACCATCACCACAACCGGCACCCGCGCGCGCACAAGAAGCCCAGGAGCGGCGTCCCCggccagcaccaccaccaccaccaccaccaccacgtcctCCATCGTCACGGCGGCCAGCCTGACGCGGCGGCTGAGGGCGGCGAGCGGCACCGGCGCAGCCCAGCGCTCGGCGTGCAGCACAGGGACGGGGGTCACAAGCACCACCGGCACGGCAAGGCGCCACAGAGGGAGCGGGAGAGGGATGGTGGCGGCGTGGAATACAAGGAGCAGCGCGGGCATCGCGAGAGGCGCGGCGGGGGCGACCGCGACCGGCACCACTCCCGGGCGGTGTAG
- the LOC124657358 gene encoding protein YY1-like — translation MAVSTAQLQPRALAALWVLLALLLLLGTRAAEAQQQQGTCGQQLTGLAPCARYSVPPALGQALPVPGPECCSALGSVSRDCACGAIDIINSLPAKCGLPRVTCRKNHPTRTLSCSFMRCFSLRVR, via the coding sequence ATGGCGGTGAGCACGGCCCAGCTGCAGCCGCGCGCGCTGGCGGCGCTGTGGGTGCTCCTCGCCTTGCTCCTGCTGCTGGGGACGCGCGCGGCCGaggcgcagcagcagcagggcACCTGCGGGCAGCAGCTGACCGGGCTCGCCCCCTGCGCGCGCTACAGCGTGCCGCCGGCGCTCGGGCAGGCGCTGCCGGTGCCGGGGCCGGAGTGCTGCTCCGCGCTGGGCTCCGTGTCCCGCGACTGCGCCTGCGGCGCCATCGACATCATCAACAGCCTCCCCGCCAAGTGCGGCCTCCCGCGCGTCACCTGCCGTAAGAACCACCCCACGCGAACACTCTCATGCTCATTCATGCGCTGCTTTTCTCTGCGTGTTCGTTAG
- the LOC124652536 gene encoding plant UBX domain-containing protein 8-like, with translation MAWPQQEAIDTFIGITGADEAVAVRKLEEHAGDLNQAVNSYFNDGAGTANTINQSIGPVNLDDMELDGPLDNAFQRSLYPEALHDPFALMDPNFQQMVFDRAGSAGTASHDAQGSHPIEATVDVKDSNIQTGPSGQASVIENVTGHGSLYGPGGRETIIIDDDEDELPYGLSSQHANFPSSASQPNPPLPTAPPLVHVTDNDIEEEMIRAAIEASKREAEELANTAEQERTQHLDGINLGDHSSEDMETAGSTVGRQELVTGMAGTSAQLTDGESSQEDTEDVEEEPLVRRRSRRIPSGDTESRQPIVPVDSPPSSSQPENSDHQYSRTDFPSEWGGISSEEHDEAVMLEAAMFGGIPEAPTYPLSIPSHASSSHYPQVVHSPPPELTEQRLLREQQDDEYLASLQADQEKEMKTLQEAELRQLQETAARESALEKQKQEEEERLKKQIEKEELESSLAAKQASLPSEPPSDAEGVITLVVRMPDGSRQGRRFLKSDKFQCLFDFLDVGRTCRPGTYKLVRTYPRRAFTPADGDQSFSELGLTSKQEALFIEQITE, from the exons ATGGCGTGGCCGCAGCAGGAGGCGATCGACACCTTCATCGGCATCACCGGGGCCGACGAGGCCGTCGCCGTCCGCAAGCTCGAG GAACATGCTGGTGACCTTAACCAGGCAGTCAATTCGTACTTCAATGATGGAGCCGGCACAGC gaacacaatcaatcaaagTATTGGACCTGTTAATCTTGATGATATGGAGCTGGACGGACCACTTGATAACGCGTTTCAAAGATCTTTGTACCCTGAAGCTCTGCATGACCCTTTTGCATTGATGGATCCAAATTTCCAGCAAATGGTTTTTGACAGAGCTGGCTCAGCTGGTACTGCCAGTCATGATGCGCAAGGTTCACACCCTATAGAGGCAACTGTCGATGTTAAAGATAGCAACATTCAAACAGGTCCTTCTGGTCAGGCTTCTGTCATTGAGAATGTCACTGGGCATGGGTCTTTGTATGGCCCAGGAGGTCGTGAGACTATCATAAttgatgatgacgaggatgagTTGCCATATGGTCTATCCTCTCAGCATGCTAATTTCCCTAGCAGTGCATCGCAGCCAAACCCTCCTTTGCCAACTGCTCCTCCACTGGTTCATGTGACAGACAATGACATAGAAGAGGAAATGATTCGGGCTGCAATTGAAGCTTCAAAAAGAGAGGCTGAAGAGCTGGCAAAT ACAGCAGAACAAGAACGGACTCAACATCTTGATGGAATAAATTTGGGAGATCATTCTTCTGAAGACATGGAAACTGCAGGTTCAACAGTGGGAAG GCAAGAATTAGTTACAGGAATGGCTGGAACATCGGCACAACTAACAGATGGAGAGAGCTCACAAGAGGACACTGAGGATGTTGAAGAAGAGCCATTAGTTAGACGCCGTTCTAGGCGCATCCCTTCTGGAGACACAGAGTCAAGGCAGCCTATTGTCCCAGTTGATAGCCCTCCCTCAAGTTCACAGCCTGAAAACAGTGATCACCAGTATAGCAGAACTGATTTCCCATCAGAG TGGGGTGGCATTTCTTCTGAGGAACACGATGAAGctgttatgcttgaggctgcaaTGTTTGGTGGAATTCCAGAAGCACCAACATATCCATTATCTATTCCATCCCATGCAAGCTCGAGTCATTATCCCCAAGTAGTGCATTCTCCACCACCAGAATTAACTGAACAACGGTTATTACGAGAGCAGCAG GATGACGAGTACCTGGCATCACTCCAAGCTGATCAAGAAAAGGAGATGAAGACTCTACAAGAAGCTGAGCTGCGTCAGTTGCAAGAAACTGCTGCAAGAGAATCTGCTCTTGAGAAACAaaagcaagaggaggaggaaaggcTTAAAAAGCAAATCGAGAAAGAG GAGCTTGAGTCAAGTCTTGCCGCCAAACAAGCATCCTTGCCATCGGAGCCACCGTCAGACGCGGAAGGTGTTATCACACTTGTAGTTCGCATGCCTGATGGTAGTCGACAGGGGCGTCGCTTTTTGAAATCTGATAAATTTCAG TGCCTTTTTGATTTCTTAGATGTTGGGCGGACTTGCAGGCCAGGAACCTACAAGCTG GTACGGACTTATCCCAGGCGCGCTTTCACCCCTGCTGATGGCGACCAATCTTTTAGTGAACTTGGGTTAACGAGCAAGCAGGAAGCTTTGTTCATAGAGCAGATCACCGAGTAG